AGGGACTTATGGCTTTGAAAAACTTTCTTGCCACTTCCCTATAAAGGGCAGATTTGTGGAGTACATGACTAATAATTGTCCCGTGGACAGATtctctgagctgtggatctctgcagctcctccacagtgactatgggcctcttggctgcttctctacttaacgttCTCCTTGCTCGGgatgtcaggttaggtggacggccatgtcttgggaggTTTGCAGttatgccatactccttccatttttggtgaTGATAGATTGAACAGCgctccgtgagatgttcagagcttgggctatttcttTTTATAGCCTttcctcttctccacaactttatccctgacctgtctggtgggctccttgatTTTCATGATGATTGATCCCTAATGTTTTCACATAAACCTCTGAGgctttcacagaacagctgtagttatacagaGAAGAAATCACACCCAGGAGGACACAATGGAATAATTATGTGACTTTTGGAGGTGTTTGGTTATTCGGGATTTTATATAGAGGCaccagactacagggggctgaatgcaACTACACATCACAATGTTCAGATTTATATTTTGAAAATCTCATATCCTTTCCATTGCTCTTCACAAATACTTGGTACTTTctgtaagtttgtgggtgtaacgtgagaTATGGAAATTTCACCGGGTGTGAATACTTTTTCCaggcactgtatgtacacagtcactacactggcagaatagcgagtgcagctctggagtgtaatagaaGGTCACATGCTGCATAAAGTGAAGTATTTGCAAGGTCTAGTTCTTTGGTTAACCCAtagttcctctgctcctagcattctcgtggtatgttcatccacccagctctccgtctatgaagtgcacatagtacatcacccagctttgcacacagactttcctctgcacctagcattcacatggtatgcctttcagctaaccccaactctaccctagtgttatttatgaccttgtttactcaatgattgtatgcatctggtccactcttaattctctgaccaagatgagcagagaccactcctctcctctctgcttcacacctgaacgcacttagttgtacatatattgcatagcacaagtctgcaatgattttattctgctgtgtgattcctataagtgtgtcctaaaagtgtgaagattaattttagaattaaaaccagaattgaaccagaagggaactgaaggtaactggccagcccctgtaaacaatgtttctgttttcactttcaccccaataatcctccactttctgctaactcccctgatccctacaccaaggaaggaactgttcatctcctcttcaatcctccccatccatctcacctcctcctcaaaactgttccttaacatacaatcctctgtctccaagcacagacagtcacctcatgccctctcctgctcccacctgctaacactttctctgctccttctcagtgCTGGTGAtagctctccaaatcctggtcctcctcaccacatccccacagtcatttctacctcccattcacgctctatcacaaccttccgtaacctctctaaccttatacccattcgcccagcccccgcctccccagtcccactaacaggagctctgtggaacgctcgctctgtctgcaacaagctttcctacatccatgatctctttgttactaccaaactttccttcctcgccatcactgaaacctggctcaccccttctgacacagcctctcctgctgcactttcgtatggtggcttcctcctttctcaccccccccccccccccagcagcaagcatggaggagttggttttctcctgtcagataactgctccttcaccccaatcccactgccaccctcttttaccctcccttcctttgaggtgcactctgttcgcatctactccccctccaactggctatcatctaccgccccccagggcgagccaccaccttctttggccacttcaccacctggctacttccttTCCTTTCcgtggacatccccactatcatcttgggtgacttcaacatccccattgacacttccctctcagctgccactaaacttctatctctcacttcctccttcagcctcactcaatagtcttctgcagccactcacaaagacggtcacacactggacctcatcttcacctgcctctgctccctatctaacctctctaactcacctcttcctctctctgaccacaaccatctcacattctcttctctctccactccatgtctacaatccccaccccacaaactttcacaccctcgcagaaatcttaaaacaCCTTgttctacactcattctctgaatccctcctccctctcacagatataagttccttacacaatgcggatgacgctgacgctctatataacaccacaatagctgcagctttggaatctgctgccccacttacacataccaaagctcgcaaaatcaacagacagccctggcacaccagcctgaccaaagaactgaggcaagcttccagggctgctgagcgcagatggaaaagatcccactccaacaagcacttcatcgtattcaaacagtccctcactactttcaagatcacactcgccacagctaaacaaacctacttctcatctctcatatcctccctgtctcacaaccctatacagttattcaacaccttcaattctcttctccgtcccccagcacctcctccctccccactcatcacagctgaagactttgcctcatttttcaagcagaagattgataacatcagagacggttttggtcaacaaccccccagagcccttcctcccgacttcccagccctccacctccaaaaccatcttctccaccattacagaagatcgactctccactctactctcaagatgacatctcaccacctgtgcacttgacccgatccgatcccacttcatcccaaacctcaccagtcttcatcccaaccctaacccatctcttcaacctatcactaacaactggtgttttcccctcaagctttaaacatgcctccatcacacccatcctcaaaaagccttctcttgaccgaccctctgtatctagctatcgccccatatcacttctcccctatgcctccaagctactggaacaacacgtctaccttgaactgtcctcccatctctcttcttgctccctctttgaccgcttacaatctggtttccggtcacaccactccactgaaactgccctaaggtcaccaatgacctcttaaccgccaagagcaagcgacactactctgtcctcctcctcctggacctgtcctctgcctttgacacagtggaccattccctattattacagaccctctcatcccttggcatcacagacttggccctatcctggatctcatcatacctaacagaccggacattcagcatctcccactcacacaccacctcctcacctcgccccctatctgtcggagtcccgcaaggttcagtcctagggcccctgctcttctccatttacacctttggcctgggacagctcatagaatctcatggctttcagtatcatctctatgctgatgacacacagatctacatctctggaccagatatcaccatcctactaaccagaatccctcaatgtctgtccgctatttcatccttcttctccgctagatttctgaaacttaacatggacaaaacagaattcatcatctttcccccatctcacgtgaccccctcaacgaacctatccattacagtaaacggctgcccactctccccagtcccacaagctcggtgtctcggggtaatccttgactctgatctctccttcaaaccacatatccaagccctttctacttcctgccaacttcaactcaaatatatttcacgaatccgtacattcctaaaccaagaatctgcaaaaaccctagtccatgccctcatcatctcccgccttgactactgtaacctcctgctctgtggcctcccctctaacactctcgcacctctccaatctattctaaactctgctgcccgactaatctacctgtccccccgctattccccggcctctcccctctgtcaatcccttcactggctccccattgcccagagactccagtacaaaagcctaaccatgacatacaaagccatccacaacctgtctcctccatacatctgtaacctcgtctcccggtactttcctgcacgcaacctccgatcctcacaagatctccttctctactcccctcttatctcctcttcccacaatcgtatacaagatttctctcgcgcatcacccctactctggaattctctaccacaacacatcagactctcgcctaccatcgaaaccttcaaaaagaacctgaagacccacctcttccggcaagcctataacctgcagtaaccaccgatcgaccaaaccgctgcacgaccagctctaccctcacctactgtatcctcacccatcccttgtagattgtgagccctctcgggcagggtcctctctcctcctgtattagttatgacttgtattgtttaagattattgtacttgtttttattatgtatacccctcctcacatgtaaagcgccatggaacaaatggcgctataacaataaataataataatagtttgtgGGAGTCTCAAGTACAAATTGATAAGGAATCCCATCTGTATCCGCCAATATTACTTCATAGAATTACTGTATCAGTTTCTATATTATATTATTATcactagtatatatgtatgtatacacacaTTTCTCTCACAGGGGCAGAGGTTCTTGCAGATCTGCGATCTGGTCTGCTCTAGGACATTAGTATAAGAGCTGAAGATGTTGATTGTTGCTGCATAAAATAATCTTTAAGTCTATTAAAATGAATTCATGTTTGTGTTTTACTTATAATCaaagtttatacatttttttttttaaactgtgcatTTGGCTAAAGAGGGGCCAAGATATGGACTCCCTGACTATACGGCGCTGTAGATGTCAAGCGCTCGATTATGACCCTAGAACACCCTCTCATCAAAACTGGCATGAAAAACACTGGTGTTACACGGAGAAAGTCTTTAACTTTTTGCTTGGTCCAGTGACTTGTGCAGCCATCATGGTGGTGTCTACACCACAGAATATGGCAGGTTCTCTCAATCTAATAACACCCACCCTTCACGGCATTGTCCTTAATAAAATCACTGACAGAAAGCAGATGTATTCAGGTGGAATTGGCCAGATAAAATGTCACAGCCTCGGTAACAAAAAGACTGAGACAGGCCTCCATGGAacttaaagataaaaaaaaaaaacctatatttttgctgaaaaaaaaaagtcacatataaATCATACAAAGACAATAGTAATCAGTGACAGAAACCCAGGATGGCCGGATGTGGAGCACGGCAGATAGAAAATAATCCGGGAACGATTCACATCGCACTCCTGGCTACGTCGTGTAATAATATCTGTATACAGTGACCTTATATATGAGCGATTATAAATCTTCAGAGATCACACAGTCACGTGGGGTCTTTCCGGGTGCCGCCCACATTGTGTTTAGGGCCAATTCACAAGTTATCTATGCTTCATAGCAATCAATCATTTCCTTATCTGTGCGAGATGTTATATACCACGTGATACATTGTGCACATTCACCGGCGGTGCGGTCTGTCCGCGTTTTAGGTTGCTGTAGATTATGGCTTACATATGGGCTATACACCGACAGATCCCGTGTGGATAATCGCTCATATATAGGGTTACTGTATACAGATATTAATACACCAAGTATCCAGGAGTGTGATGTGAATCCTTCCCGGGTTATTTTCTATCCGCGGTGTTCCACGTCCGGCCATCCTGGGTTTGTCACTGATTACTATTGTCTTTCTATGGTTTACATGTGacttttttcaataaaaagtgtaCGTTTTTCACCTTTACGTAGCACGGAGTCCGATGTCTCTGTCGTCTTCCTAATTATTCAGTTGCTACCGGCGTTTTGATCAGAACATAGTTCTGTAGATCTAGATTACGATATTTTATTTTCAGACTACGTACCAGTATTGCCACCGCCCTACATGCGGTTCAACGGGCACAGATGTCAGATGCCAAtatcaaacttttttttaatttatgcatTTAGAAACATGCGCTAAGAAAAACACAACAAATTACCAAAAATTCACAACTTCTGAATTATTCCAGAAACCCCCTTAGgggatcaaggaaaaaaaataaacacaactCCCCTCCTGGGAGAACATTAATACTAAAGTCACATATTCTGTCGGCGCAGCGCCTCCACCGCGTTCTCGCGCTCCTTTAACACTTCCTTCAGTCTCTGGATTTTCTCGTCCTTGGTCGTCTCATCAGGATACATGGAGTCGATGTGAAATCTTGGCCTTGGGAGCAAAATGTCGCTGAAATGTCCTGCACTTTCCGGACTGACCTGGAAATCTGACGGGTCGTAGGCGCCCTGGTGCGACCAGGTGGAGTGTGATTCGGGTGTGGTCTCCTCGGGTACAGGGGATGATGGGCTGTCCGATACCTCCGGGTCTGGTGAGCTGTGGCTCACGTCGTCGCTCTCCCATCTCTTCTGCACCTTTGTGACATTTCCGGACTGTGACGACTTTCTTTTCGGTTGCTTCTGCGCTGTCTCTGCAGGATCCTACAGGGGGTGACAGTAAAATACACAGTAAACAGCTGACGCCCACCCAATACTCCAGCGACTGCGGTCTAACCCCTCAGACGCCGCAGCAGATCGCAACCGCAGCATCCAAGCGGTTAGACAGAGTATTATAGCTCGTCTGTGCAATCAGGCTGCCTATAGATGCCCCTATACTGGAGGGGGTACATGTAACATTAGCGGTGATTATCATCCTGACAAGGACGGTAACTTATTATCACACAGAGCCCAAAAAGGGACCTCAAATCTCATTCTGTACAAGCTCCTAAAGCTCCGGAAAACAGCTGAACTCGAGCCCTTTCATTTCCATATCCCAACGCGTTTCACCCTATACTGACGTCCCCGTCACCTCCTGCGTAACATCAATGGGAGGCGAGCAGCGCCATGATCGAGCCATCATACTCCTCTTGGCGGTGCTTGTCTGTACAAGCTGCCCCATTGGTTGGGATGGAGGGAGTGTTCTCCTATTCCACAGCTGATTGGCTAAGCCGTCACTTCCTTGGTTTGATCCTGCAGTGCGGTGCTTGGTCCCCGAGTACGCCCACATATTACGACTGGTTACACTGGGCAGGATGGAGCAATAAAAGTGCCGCCGTCACTCACCGGCACCGAAGATCCCGACTCCCCCGGGGGGCTCGCATTAGAGGCTGAAGTGGCAGCCGCCCGGATCAGGGGAATCCTCTTCAGGATAATCTTCTCCTTCTTCAATAAACCAAATTTCAGCCTCCAGCTTCTCTCGTCCGTTCCCTGTGCCTCAGGGGGCTCAGGTGAAGTGGCGATTTCTGTCTTTTGGGACTTGGGCAGCGGCTGCAAGGAGAACagagatgaatggacaaatgtgagGTGGCCGAGGAGGTCGGGCCGACGACCACTTCTGCTGGTAACAGCCATCACTCACACTATACTGAAAGGTGGGAAAAGAAATCAAAAGTGgtgaaataatgaaaaaataacacAATTCCATCCTGGTAACAGGATTATCCCGGGGAGAGCACGATCACGACGATACCAGACTTGAgaaggttattttttttatatttaagtagaggaaaacaaaaattgaagatttgcaaaaaaaaacaaacaaaaaaattaaataaaagtgtTGGTCGCGGTGTTCTGATCCCcgtcacatttttatttttctgacgATGGAgcagtgagggtttatttttttgagCGGTGAGCTGGAGTTTGTCCATACCCATTTTGGGCTACATACGACACTTCAAAAGCGTTTTACTGCATTTTTGGAAGATGCGACaaccttaaaaaaacaaaaagagaaaaTGGCCATTCttgtgtttagattttttttttaaacgttccgGTGTTTATTCTACGGTTTAATTCACGCTATATTTTTATTGGTCTTTTACGGTTGAGGCAATACCAAAAAAAATTAAAGAATCTCACCATCAATGAGATTGGCCACGAGGAATAGACAATGGTCTACAGACCCCACAGACATTGTAGACACTTCAAGATCTTCCCTAGAACAACAACTGGAATTAACGGAGGCAGAGTCTCCAGTAACAGACGCGGATCTAAAGCATCGATTCAGCATGGGTAACCCATTTTATCATCCTCTACAGTCAAGACCTCCAGTTTTTGGACCAATTTCAAGACTAAGACCACTAACAACAAATTCCCAGCGGGACGGCCTATGTAAAGCAGATGGAAAAGCCCTGAAAGATCCTAAAAATAATGAAGATGTGATAATTCATCCAGTAGACAGTGGTCGTCCCATCGTCCTGCTGAAGCCAGGTCTATGGTGGACTTGGAGAATAAAGAAATATAGAAGACCAACATAGAGACCCTACCACTCAGGTCAATTCTGCTCCATACAATCTCATCCAAGAGGCCGTTAACAAGAAGCTAGCAGAATATATCTCTACAGATCATCCCACTGTACCGAAATACAGGggcatctcacaaaattaaaatatcatcaaaaagtgaatttatttcagtttttcaatacaaaaagtgaatctcatattctatagagtcattacacacagagtgatctattccacgtgtttatttctgttaatgtcgatgattatggcttacagcaaatgaaaacccaaaagtcattatcttaatgttgatgattatggcttacagccaatgaaaacccaaaagtcattatctcagtaaattagattaacaaacaacacctgcaaaggcttcttgtCTTCTAGCCCCAGGTCTTATAATCGCTGGTTCCAGCTCCTGGACGTTGACGTCGTTCTAACCTATTGCGATTGTCCTTTTTGTTCAGACGATTTGTTTATGTTGGCCTATGACTAAGGGCGTGTACACACCCGAAAAGCGTCAGGTCAGGAGTCACCTGTTACAATAAAGAATCTACTTTCATCTCTGGATCTTGTGCCGGAATCTTTCTCCGTTTCTTCGTCTACTTTTCTGTGATCACCAGTGGAAacggtcaaaagcaataaaaagcgatcaaaacgtcTTATGTAACCAAGAATGGTAGCAATGAAAACTCCAGCTCGCCGCACAAAAAAACCCGTCCTACCCAAGTGTGATGTCGCTGGAATCGTACTGACCGGGAGAATCTTACTGCAGAATGAAAAGAAAACACAATGGTGGAATTGGGGGAATATTTTGCTTCTGGGAATTTCTTTCTTTCTCCAGGATATTAAAAAACGAATGGTGTCATTCAGAAAACATGTCCTGGGGATGGAAAAACAACATGGTGGCTCCTGAAAGCAGGGGAGGAAAAAAACagaaccacaaaaaaaaaagaaaatcagccTCAACGGGAAGGGGATAAGGAGACAATCATACTCACGGTTACATTCCCGGACTACGGCACCCACCTGGTCAGTTTTcctggctgtgtcccatatattaGCAGCGTTTACCATGAAGGTGCTGGCAGCACTAGATGGGGCGCCGGCCACACGGGTGGGGGCTCCGGCCGCACTGTAGGGGGCTCCGGCCGAACTGGAGAGGGCACGGACTGCACTGGAAGGGGCACCGGCCGCACTGGAAGGGGCTCCGGACGCACTGGAGAGGGCGCGGACTGCACTGGATGGGGCACCGGCCGCACTGTAGGGGGCTCCGACTGCACTGGAAGGGGCTCCTGACGCACTGGAGAGGGCGCGGACTGCACTGGAAGGGGCACCGGCTGCACTGTAGGGAGCTCCAACCGAACTGGAAGGGGCTCTGGACGCACTGTAGGGGGCTCCGACTGCACTGGAAGGGGCACCGGCCGCACTGTAGGGGGCTCCGATTGCACTGGAAGGGGCTCCGGCCGCACTGTAGGGGGCTCTGACTGCACTGGAAGGGGCGCTGGCCGAACAGGGTGAGCCACCAGCAGATCTGGATAGGGCACTTGCCAAACTGGATGGGGCTCCAGCTGCACTGTAGAGGGCGCCTTCTGCACTGGAAGGTGCGCCGGCCGAACAGAGTGAGCCACCAGGAGCTCTGGATAGGGCACTTGCCGAACGGGATGGGGCGCCGGCCACACTGGAGGGGGTGCCGGCCGAACAGGTTGAGCCGCCAGCAGCTCTGGATAGGGCACTGGCCAAATGGGATGGGGCGCCGGCCGCAATGAAAGAGGCGCCAGCCGAACTAGGTAGTCCGCCGACAGCTCTGGATAGGGTGTAGGCAGCACTGGGCGAGCTGCTGGCAGCACTGGGCGGGGCGCCCCACAGCTCTCTGGAGACATTGCTGCCGCTGTCCTCAGACATATAAAGGACACTGGAGTCGCTTCTGACTGCTCGAGGGGTTGAACTCTTTCTTTTGGGTTTTGCAGTGGTGACAACATTGGACTGGACCGACATTTCAGACCCGGGTGAGGGCGACTTATTTTTGGCGAGCACCACCTGTACCACTTGATTGGACAGCTCGTTCATGGGTTTCATCGTTGATGTGTGTTTCTCCGATGTCGCAAACTGCGGAGGTTCTGGGATTTTCGGCCCGGTGTTGATGATCTCGGTGCCTTTCTTGGTCAAGAAAAAGATCTTATTGTTGCACATGACGAGGGCATTGTCCTTGATTTGCACGAGCTTGGATTGATCTGGGATGGTCATGTTTACGTCCTCCATCTTGGTTTTTGTCAGCTTCTGTAGGATTTTGGACGCGGTGTCATTGGAGGATTTCACGGGAACGACGCAGGAGGCCGATTCCTGGTCCTCCTGGACGACCCATTGCATGGGTCCCTTAAGAGCTTCACTCACTCCTGTGGGAGGCCTGGACTGTGAAGGCGACCTGGTATCAGGACTGGTATTAGACTGGGAGCTCTGGGCGGCTTTGACAGTATTTACCGGTGACACGTAGATGACGGAGGGGACCTTGCTGACGTCACTGACTCT
The Ranitomeya imitator isolate aRanImi1 chromosome 3, aRanImi1.pri, whole genome shotgun sequence genome window above contains:
- the LOC138671400 gene encoding uncharacterized protein is translated as MSHPQRSPQVPAARSCQSLTGCFYQVVQTTGPQGTNVLNLLPILRPKDKPIPAPPPAPAPSAPVLNVPPAVLSPPAPPQPVLSRPSPVNMPLVQNPTFGNYIISAQGNTLHVENQFPVYQEATLFLDRGQLTLPANSVPGKPPTFIMVNTKPASPIKPMPKLPSGHSLQIPSHAEVLSVPISSLPFSIQQKILPQGRVSDVSKVPSVIYVSPVNTVKAAQSSQSNTSPDTRSPSQSRPPTGVSEALKGPMQWVVQEDQESASCVVPVKSSNDTASKILQKLTKTKMEDVNMTIPDQSKLVQIKDNALVMCNNKIFFLTKKGTEIINTGPKIPEPPQFATSEKHTSTMKPMNELSNQVVQVVLAKNKSPSPGSEMSVQSNVVTTAKPKRKSSTPRAVRSDSSVLYMSEDSGSNVSRELWGAPPSAASSSPSAAYTLSRAVGGLPSSAGASFIAAGAPSHLASALSRAAGGSTCSAGTPSSVAGAPSRSASALSRAPGGSLCSAGAPSSAEGALYSAAGAPSSLASALSRSAGGSPCSASAPSSAVRAPYSAAGAPSSAIGAPYSAAGAPSSAVGAPYSASRAPSSSVGAPYSAAGAPSSAVRALSSASGAPSSAVGAPYSAAGAPSSAVRALSSASGAPSSAAGAPSSAVRALSSSAGAPYSAAGAPTRVAGAPSSAASTFMVNAANIWDTARKTDQPLPKSQKTEIATSPEPPEAQGTDERSWRLKFGLLKKEKIILKRIPLIRAAATSASNASPPGESGSSVPDPAETAQKQPKRKSSQSGNVTKVQKRWESDDVSHSSPDPEVSDSPSSPVPEETTPESHSTWSHQGAYDPSDFQVSPESAGHFSDILLPRPRFHIDSMYPDETTKDEKIQRLKEVLKERENAVEALRRQNM